The Mucilaginibacter yixingensis genome window below encodes:
- a CDS encoding glycoside hydrolase family 43 protein — translation MKNLIFGALVGLLAVTVLNVSAQQAPLQSSEQKLKDIRLRDVCVLADKASGTYYMIGAGRQATVVEYISKDLVNWTGPKEVYRTPPDLWPGAPINAIWAPEMHAYNGKYYLFLTFSTNKLLPEQWDNWRPRVVRGSTILVGDSPTGPFKAFLNHSTPSPDLITLDGTFWVEDGKPYMVFAHEWVQISNGTIEYLPLKDDLSEAVDKPKLMFRASFAKWPRPSPTEGCYVTDGPYLYKSKSGKLMMIWSSFTNSGYTVGVAISDSGKLAGPWHHDNTPLFDKDGGHGMLFHSFDGKLLMALHTPNNREAQPHFYYIDDKGETLKVTGEAPRE, via the coding sequence ATGAAAAACCTGATCTTCGGCGCCCTGGTCGGATTATTGGCTGTTACCGTCCTGAATGTATCGGCACAACAAGCGCCGCTGCAATCGAGTGAGCAAAAACTAAAAGATATACGCCTGCGTGATGTTTGCGTATTGGCCGATAAAGCCAGCGGCACTTACTACATGATAGGTGCCGGTAGGCAAGCTACAGTGGTAGAGTACATCAGTAAAGACCTGGTCAACTGGACTGGCCCGAAGGAGGTATATCGCACCCCGCCTGACCTTTGGCCCGGCGCACCCATCAACGCTATTTGGGCGCCAGAGATGCATGCCTACAACGGTAAATATTACCTGTTCCTCACTTTTAGCACCAATAAACTACTGCCCGAACAATGGGATAACTGGCGCCCGCGTGTAGTGCGTGGCTCTACAATTCTTGTGGGCGACTCGCCGACTGGTCCGTTCAAGGCTTTCCTTAACCATTCCACACCATCGCCAGACTTGATTACGTTAGACGGTACGTTTTGGGTAGAAGATGGCAAACCCTATATGGTTTTTGCACATGAGTGGGTACAAATCTCAAACGGCACCATCGAATACCTGCCGCTAAAAGACGATCTGTCTGAAGCTGTTGATAAACCAAAACTGATGTTCAGAGCCAGCTTTGCCAAATGGCCAAGGCCTTCACCAACAGAGGGGTGTTATGTGACAGACGGGCCATACCTGTACAAAAGTAAATCGGGCAAGTTGATGATGATCTGGTCTAGCTTTACCAATAGCGGTTACACGGTTGGCGTGGCCATATCAGACTCTGGCAAACTGGCCGGTCCGTGGCATCATGATAATACGCCGTTGTTTGATAAAGACGGCGGTCATGGTATGCTTTTCCACTCCTTTGATGGCAAGTTGCTGATGGCGCTGCA
- a CDS encoding T9SS type A sorting domain-containing protein: MKKLVKTSALFIVALLVGAAAYAKNNGGPVKAKNMVIFTTLPDADGVHLAIRKVGEGASEVTITNASGDVVMKESLSKTDPVIRQDYNFDGMDDGNYTIEVNNNGQIAKKTVHVYNDENDQKVSLHAE; this comes from the coding sequence ATGAAAAAGTTAGTAAAAACATCAGCCTTATTTATAGTAGCACTTTTAGTAGGCGCAGCTGCTTACGCCAAAAACAATGGCGGCCCTGTTAAAGCCAAAAACATGGTAATATTTACCACATTACCTGATGCGGACGGCGTTCACCTGGCCATTCGCAAAGTTGGCGAGGGCGCATCAGAAGTTACCATTACCAACGCCAGTGGCGATGTGGTGATGAAAGAATCGCTTTCTAAAACCGATCCGGTTATTCGCCAGGATTACAATTTTGACGGGATGGACGATGGCAATTACACCATCGAGGTAAATAATAACGGCCAGATAGCCAAAAAGACTGTACATGTGTACAACGACGAGAACGACCAGAAGGTGTCGCTCCACGCCGAGTAA